In Lutra lutra chromosome 5, mLutLut1.2, whole genome shotgun sequence, a single genomic region encodes these proteins:
- the LOC125100822 gene encoding olfactory receptor 2T33-like, with amino-acid sequence MNIWNTTSDFILLGLFNYTKAHLFLFVVVLTIAFTSLMGNALMIFLIQQDIRLHTPMYFLLSQLSLMDMMLVFTIVPKMAANYLTGKKSISPAGCGLQIFFFLTMGGGECFLLAVMSYDRYVAVCHPLRYPILMNWKLCLRMTMGSWFLGAADGLMQAVATLSFPFCDAHEINHFFCEAPTLIHLACADTFAFEYVMYSCCVLMILVPFSLILISYSFILAAVLQMHSKEARKKTFATCSLHLSVVGLFYGAAIFTYMQPRSYRPANSDKVVSAFYTIFTPLLNPLIYSMRNTEVKGILRKCMGQCAALSHD; translated from the coding sequence ATGAACATCTGGAATACCACCTCAGATTTCATTCTTCTAGGACTCTTCAACTACACAAAAGCCCATCTATTTCTCTTTGTGGTGGTTCTGACAATTGCCTTCACCTCCCTCATGGGCAATGCACTCATGATTTTCCTGATTCAACAGGATATTCGGCTCCACACACCAATGTACTTCCTACTGAGCCAACTCTCCCTCATGGACATGATGCTGGTCTTTACCATTGTGCCCAAAATGGCAGCTAACTACTTGACTGGCAAGAAGTCCATCTCCCCTGCTGGCTGTGGGTTACAGATCTTCTTCTTCCTCACTATGGGAGGGGGTGAGTGCTTTCTCTTAGCAGTCAtgtcctatgaccgctatgtggctgTTTGTCACCCACTGAGATACCCCATTCTCATGAACTGGAAATTATGCCTGCGAATGACTATGGGGTCTTGGTTCCTTGGGGCAGCTGATGGGCTCATGCAGGCTGTTGCTACACTGAGCTTCCCATTTTGTGATGCACATGAGATCAATCATTTCTTCTGTGAGGCCCCTACTCTGATACATTTGGCTTGTGCTGACACATTTGCTTTTGAGTATGTGATGTACAGCTGCTGTGTATTAATGATCCTGGTCCCATTTTCTCTCATCCTGATTTCCTATAGTTTCATCTTAGCTGCGGTTCTCCAGATGCATTCTAAAGAAGCTCGCAAGAAGACATTTGCCACCTGCTCTTTGCATCTCTCTGTAGTGGGACTCTTTTATGGAGCTGCCATTTTTACCTATATGCAACCCAGATCTTACAGGCCAGCTAACAGTGATAAAGTGGTGTCTGCCTTCTATACGATCTTCACTCCTTTGTTGAATCCCCTCATCTACAGTATGAGGAACACTGAAGTCAAGGGAATCCTGAGAAAGTGCATGGGTCAGTGTGCTGCCTTAAGTCATGACTAA